The following is a genomic window from Solanum lycopersicum chromosome 6, SLM_r2.1.
CTTCAAATGCTTAGAGGTTGCTGGGAGAGGGAGATGAAGCATGTCTAGGTTTCTATACTATGCACGAAAAGATCGATTCTGACAAGATGTAAAAAACACATCATTGTGAGATTGATTACATCACTCGTTCTCTATATTTGGTACTTCATTTGGCTGGGAGAATGTTCAATTGAGGATTCAAATTGTTTATTGTATCCAAGTTCTATCTGTAAAGAGTCACAGTGTCATTAGAAGTGGAATGCAAGTGGATTGATGAGGAGCTTCTTGTTGGAAAAAGTAATCACCTGCTGGACGATAGTTTTGACTTCAAGAGCTTAATAgtagatttttctttaaattggaTGAAAGATGAGAGTTCCCTGTTTGTAGTATCCCAGTATTATGAATATGACCTAGTCAACTTGCAGTTAGGAGAAAGTGGCAAGATTACTGATTCATCTTAACTaatcaataaaagtaaaaaggaCTGTCCCGAGCATCAATCTCTCACTCTAGTTCAATGCTCAGTAAATATGTGATGTGAACATGCTGTTCAGCTTTAAGTCCTACAACCTATGCTGCTGGGGcttttcaaaaatgtcaatGGGTGCGTtcggattctccaaaagtaatgtatttttggagaatctgaGACGGGTGCGCCATCGAAAGTAAAGAGTTAGCCTGCAACTGTGAATGAACATATGCGGGCTGGTGGCTGTACATGTCAGGTTTTAATGTTAGAATACAAACATACATATCTTTTTTACTGTGGAGGCATAGTATAAATCTCTTGGAACAGAACCTGCTTGTAAAACAGATAGTTAGGGTAGTGCTTCAAGGGGGTTTCCCAATTTCTAGCTCAAGAATTATTTTCTGCCCTTGTGGCCTAAGACTGTTAATGTTCCGAGTATGCAGATATATTTTTTGTGGTCTCAGTGTCTCCACATCATGGAGTGGTATTTCTCCTAAAAAGTTGAGATTGATATTCTGGGAAGTGGACTCAGTGTCTCCACATCATGGAGTGGTATTTTTTGTTGCTTTTTACCTTATCAGAGAACAAAAATTAACTAGCATTCTTTCTTGTAAAGTGATATCTAAACTGTAAAATTTGATGACGTGATTTCACTGCGAAGCAactatatcatataatatatgttgataGTTCACTTGTGTTTTTGACATATCTGTATAGACAGATTTACTTATCATGTGACATGTACTATCACTGAGAGTTCTCTATTTGCAGTACACTCCTGCTATTGATATTTGGAGCATAGGATGCATATTTGCAGAAATGCTCACTGGAAAACCATTATTTCCTGGAAAGAATGTAGTGCATCAATTAGACCTTATGACTGATTTGCTAGGAACACCTCCTCCTGAAACCATTGCAAAGGTTAGTTCTCTCATTGCATACTTCTCTTTCTTTGTTAATGTTCAATCAGATTAACTTCAGCTGGAGGATAAGATGTCTTCGTTACTTGCTGGTAAGAACATCAGAGAACAAAGGTTAAGACAAAAAGAATAGTTGGTATGAGGTCCTAGTAAATCACGTCTATGTCCCACTCTAGTTATTCCTGTTTTACTAAAGAAATTCTACTGAACTGGCAGATTAGAAATGAAAAGGCAAGAAGATACCTCGGTAACATGCGCAAAAAAACACCTGTTCCATTTGCACAAAAGTTTCCACATGTGGATCCTTTGGCTTTGCGCCTACTTGAACGCATGCTTGCATTTGACCCTAAAGATCGACCATCTGCAGAGGAGGTAATTGTATGAAGTTTTTATATTGTTCTATCTACCAAAGAAAATCTTGACTCTGATAATGTGACAAGACTTCATCTCATTATTGGTGGTTTTGGTTTGAAGGCATTGGCTGATCCTTATTTCCGTAGTTTGTCGAATGTGGACCGTGAACCATCTACTCACCCAATATCAAAGCTTGAGTTTGAATTTGAGCGGAGAAAGTTGGCAAAAGAAGATGTTAGAGAGCTCATTTATCGGGAGGTACAGTTTTCTCCATTTTGATGGCTCTCTTTTATGTGGAATGAATTTACTGATTAATTTCTAAACTTGTTCTGAGCAAACAGATTTTAGAATATCATCCTCAGATGCTTCAGGAGTATCTTCGTGGTGGAGATCAGACTAGTGGGTTTATGTACCCAAGGTTAGGAGACACCTAAATCTTGCTCCGCATAATTTATGTTCTTTTCTAATAACTTTTTTCTGCCTCATTTTTCCTTGCATTAAAAGCTGATTGTTTAGTTTAGTTAGAACAACAAATTGCTTGTCTTTTAGTTTCCTCCAGTGGTCGAAAACTATAATGCATCTTTGGAGGGCATTGACAACTCTTTCCAAAATGGAAGTAACCTCAAGTTAATACTATACTAAAGCATTTTCTTTCCTTCAAGGGCTGCGACAGCTAATTCACAATATATATGTTGTATTAGTGTGTAATGTGTTGTGCATATGTATCTGCTTGACTGGTCTTGCTTTGTGTACATATTGCAATAAATGTTTTGTACTACTCTTTGAGAAATACTTTTTGATGGTCTTTCTTTTGTGTCAATTTAGTGGTGTTGATCGGTTCAAGCGTCAATTTGCACATCTTGAGGAGCATTATGGTAAAGGTGAACGGAGCACTCCACTTCAGAGGCAGCATGCTTCCTTGCCTAGGTGTGAACTCTGTCTATTCTTTTGCTCTGGGTGGTAAAGGTCGTTCTTCAATAATAATCTGCTGAAGTCATTTGTCTAGAGAAAATATggacattttaatatttgtccGATTCAAGCAGTCCTTATTTTAGTTCCAGTTCTGAGAGACACCCGTCCGATTTAACCTTATTTTTGTGCACTTATTTGATAAATGATTGTTTCTAAACAGAAATGTTGTAGGTTGATGCAATTTACTTTAAAAGCTGTATGTATTTCCTGAACAAGATTAATTTTGAGTATATAGCAAGTGCTTTAGCAAATCTGATTTTGCGGTTATACGCTACAAACTTTAGCCAAGGAATTAACTTGGTCTGTTTTTGAATACTCTCATCTTAGAGAGCGGGTTCCTGCACCTAAAGATGAGACGTCTTCCCAGAACATTGATTTTGAAAAACGAACTTCAGCATCTGTTGCTTCTACTCTAGAGAGCCCACCAGGGAAGTCCGAGAGATCAGAGAACTCAGATGCTAATGTGCAAAATGGGCCAAACAAAGCAAACTATAGTGCTCGTAGCTTGCTG
Proteins encoded in this region:
- the LOC101245555 gene encoding mitogen-activated protein kinase 9 isoform X2, producing MNFSVLCRLTWEAEFFTEYGEASRYQIQEVIGKGSYGVVASAVDTKTGERVAIKKINDVFEHVSDATRILREIKLLRLLRHPDIVEIKHIMLPPSRREFKDIYVVFELMESDLHQVIKANDDLTPEHYQFFLYQLMRGLKYTHTANVFHRDLKPKNILANADCKLKICDFGLARVSFNDTPSAIFWTDYVATRWYRAPELCGSFFSKYTPAIDIWSIGCIFAEMLTGKPLFPGKNVVHQLDLMTDLLGTPPPETIAKIRNEKARRYLGNMRKKTPVPFAQKFPHVDPLALRLLERMLAFDPKDRPSAEEALADPYFRSLSNVDREPSTHPISKLEFEFERRKLAKEDVRELIYREILEYHPQMLQEYLRGGDQTSGFMYPSGVDRFKRQFAHLEEHYGKGERSTPLQRQHASLPRERVPAPKDETSSQNIDFEKRTSASVASTLESPPGKSERSENSDANVQNGPNKANYSARSLLKSASISASKCVVVKGRNAEEEPIKEQSDGVDGLAQKPADCHG